Proteins encoded by one window of Cylindrospermum stagnale PCC 7417:
- a CDS encoding glycosyltransferase family 2 protein yields the protein MRFSVVITTYNRYNLLQRAIDSARNQTINCEVVVADDCSSDATEIYVKSLGDYVIYHRNSVNQGHAATVNAGVAKASGDWIKFLDDDDYLAPNCLEQMATAILAHPNAVICSCVAAQVNGKQAELSRTPRLGPGLAYYIPQADIHYGMLLEVVPFGTPVQVACRRDTFMHSGRWDSSLDANCDDIDSWIRISQFGDAVFLNQCLAYRTVWTGAYNQKISLSQRLNTNILMKEKIYSLVNQQHRSELPEFQYIKTYIKLHWYLVALKQRNIKSLLLMLELSVVFSPVAWRILLTAALSRRSPVQNCHIRKLVLIES from the coding sequence ATGAGATTTAGCGTCGTCATCACTACTTATAACCGCTACAACTTACTGCAAAGAGCAATTGACTCTGCTCGTAACCAGACAATTAATTGCGAGGTGGTTGTTGCTGATGATTGCTCATCTGATGCCACCGAAATTTATGTCAAAAGCTTGGGTGATTATGTTATTTACCATCGTAACTCAGTTAACCAAGGCCATGCGGCAACGGTAAATGCTGGAGTTGCAAAAGCCAGCGGTGACTGGATTAAATTTTTGGATGATGACGACTACCTAGCTCCCAACTGTTTAGAACAGATGGCAACAGCGATACTAGCCCATCCCAATGCTGTCATTTGCTCCTGCGTTGCTGCTCAGGTAAACGGTAAGCAAGCCGAACTTAGTCGTACCCCACGACTTGGGCCTGGGTTAGCTTATTATATCCCGCAAGCAGATATTCACTACGGTATGCTCCTAGAGGTTGTACCCTTTGGCACGCCTGTGCAAGTAGCTTGCCGCCGTGATACTTTCATGCATTCGGGCCGTTGGGATTCCTCTCTCGATGCTAACTGTGATGATATTGATTCGTGGATTCGCATTTCCCAATTTGGTGATGCTGTCTTCCTCAATCAGTGCCTCGCTTATCGCACTGTCTGGACTGGTGCTTATAATCAAAAGATTTCTTTATCTCAGCGGCTGAATACCAATATTTTGATGAAGGAGAAGATTTACTCTTTAGTGAATCAACAGCACCGCTCAGAACTGCCTGAGTTCCAGTATATAAAAACATACATAAAACTGCATTGGTATTTAGTCGCACTTAAGCAAAGAAACATCAAGAGCTTGCTGCTGATGCTTGAGCTATCTGTCGTATTTTCTCCTGTTGCTTGGAGAATTTTGCTGACTGCTGCTTTATCACGTCGTTCCCCGGTTCAGAATTGTCACATTCGCAAATTAGTGTTGATTGAGTCCTAA
- a CDS encoding efflux RND transporter permease subunit, with translation MQQINNSSGFSISAIAIRQHIGTLMLTVAVIVVGIFFLTTIQVDLLPSITYPRIGVRLEAPGISPEVAVDEITRPLEEALSATENVVQVFSRTREGQVSLDLYFQPGGNIDQALNDATAAFNRGRGQLPDTIQEPRLFKVDPSQLPIYELALTSPSLPGKDLRVFADEELGRELSVVPGVASVDVSGGAGEEVRVLVDLSRLQALGVGLNDVLNELTARNQDTSGGRILGQNSEPLTRTVGRFRDASEIENISLEVSSSSSASSTTTPTPRRRVYLRDFAEVIDDTEDQRVFVYLNRQPAVKFSIRKQPEANTITVVDAVKRRIEQLRQSGLIPTDMTLSPTTDESIFIRNSLNDVIFSGISGALLAAAAVLLFLGSFRQTLIISLTIPLCTLAAIALMKIFGLTLNVFSLAGLTLGVGQAIDTSVVILENISEKAGMTPNQRERGVEASGRNAKFFIESAIASSQEVESALVAATAANLVSVVPFLLIGGFIALLFNELILTISFAVAASLVVAITIVPMLSSRLLGIRWSSRISEFWLLRQFNHRFEDATRVYSNFLTKVLRYRLIVVTAALVILGGSSFLMFGQINQEILPRISTGQANLRAQFPPGTPLATSEKVMQIVDDILLKQPETEYAFTTVGGNLFGSNTTENPLRASSTINLKPGTDVEAFVKKVTQEFNKLNLAGILLRLNPGQVRGLILSNSPVQGSEIDVILQGENEENLTQAGDQVLQALQESAKLATFRPDADARQPEIQIRPDWERVSALGLTSQQIGATIQTAIEGSVPTQIQRGNRLVDVRVQLNKEAIGRPSQLEQLPLFTENNQLIRLSDVARIEEGQAPGEVQRINQRQAFIVAGNLSEGASLGEAIAEVNQVLKSVDLPDGVSIVPSSAEATNQQLQDALKTLGALATFLIFVVMAVQYNSLIDPLVIMFTVPLALAGGLFGLYITQTAIGATVIVGVVLLVGIVVNAGILMVELANQIREEVGCTRQIAILKAAPQRLRPIIMTTVTTILGLFPLALGIGEGSEFLQPLGIVVFFGMAIATMLTLFIIPCFYILLHDLLDWRWTKPALIRLHKWRKRFQ, from the coding sequence ATGCAGCAAATAAACAACAGCAGCGGATTTAGTATCAGCGCGATCGCCATTCGCCAACACATCGGCACACTCATGCTTACCGTGGCAGTGATTGTCGTGGGAATATTTTTTCTCACAACTATCCAAGTTGATCTCCTACCATCAATTACCTATCCACGAATTGGCGTTCGCCTAGAAGCACCTGGTATTTCCCCAGAAGTAGCAGTAGATGAAATCACCAGACCCTTGGAAGAAGCTTTATCGGCTACAGAAAACGTAGTACAAGTTTTCTCCCGCACCCGCGAGGGGCAGGTAAGCCTCGATTTATACTTTCAACCAGGGGGCAATATTGATCAAGCCCTCAACGATGCTACTGCTGCTTTTAACCGAGGCAGAGGGCAACTGCCAGATACTATACAGGAGCCGCGCTTATTTAAAGTCGATCCTTCCCAGTTGCCGATTTATGAATTGGCACTAACATCTCCCTCGCTGCCAGGTAAGGATTTACGCGTCTTTGCTGATGAAGAGTTGGGGCGTGAACTCAGCGTCGTGCCCGGAGTGGCCTCAGTCGATGTATCTGGCGGTGCTGGGGAAGAAGTACGGGTGCTTGTTGACTTAAGCCGGTTACAAGCTTTGGGTGTGGGTTTAAATGATGTACTCAATGAACTAACAGCCCGTAACCAAGATACTTCTGGTGGTCGAATTCTGGGGCAGAATTCCGAGCCATTGACTCGGACTGTGGGACGCTTCCGAGATGCTAGTGAAATTGAGAACATCTCCTTGGAAGTTTCCTCCTCTTCTTCTGCTAGTAGCACTACTACCCCTACACCCCGCCGCCGTGTCTATTTGCGAGACTTTGCTGAAGTAATAGACGACACAGAAGACCAGCGTGTATTTGTCTACCTTAACCGTCAGCCTGCGGTAAAATTTTCCATCCGAAAGCAGCCAGAGGCCAACACAATTACCGTTGTAGATGCTGTGAAGCGGCGAATTGAGCAATTACGGCAATCGGGTTTAATCCCAACGGACATGACTTTGAGTCCCACTACAGATGAATCTATCTTCATCCGCAATTCTTTAAATGATGTCATCTTTTCGGGGATTTCTGGGGCATTGTTAGCAGCAGCAGCAGTGTTGTTATTTTTGGGATCATTCAGGCAAACATTGATTATCAGTTTGACCATTCCGCTGTGTACTTTGGCGGCGATCGCTTTAATGAAAATCTTTGGCTTGACTTTGAATGTGTTTAGTTTGGCAGGTCTGACATTGGGAGTCGGTCAAGCAATTGACACATCGGTTGTGATCTTGGAGAATATTTCCGAGAAAGCAGGCATGACTCCCAATCAGAGAGAGCGAGGGGTAGAGGCTTCGGGGAGAAATGCCAAATTCTTTATTGAAAGTGCGATCGCATCTTCCCAAGAAGTAGAATCTGCTTTAGTTGCTGCGACAGCTGCCAACTTAGTTTCTGTTGTGCCATTCCTCTTAATTGGCGGCTTTATCGCACTGCTATTTAATGAACTGATTCTGACAATTAGCTTCGCAGTAGCAGCCTCCCTTGTCGTCGCGATCACAATAGTGCCGATGCTGAGTTCTCGACTTTTGGGAATTCGCTGGTCTAGTCGGATCAGCGAATTTTGGCTGCTTAGACAGTTTAATCATCGGTTTGAAGATGCTACGCGGGTATACAGTAACTTCTTAACCAAAGTTTTACGTTATCGACTCATAGTAGTCACGGCTGCTTTGGTAATTTTAGGCGGCAGCAGCTTTTTGATGTTTGGTCAAATTAACCAAGAAATTTTACCCCGGATCAGCACTGGACAAGCCAACTTAAGAGCACAGTTTCCTCCCGGTACACCTTTAGCAACTTCTGAGAAAGTTATGCAAATTGTCGATGACATTTTGCTCAAACAACCAGAAACCGAGTATGCTTTCACAACTGTGGGTGGTAATTTATTTGGCAGCAATACTACAGAAAATCCTTTACGTGCCAGCAGCACTATCAATTTAAAACCAGGCACAGATGTCGAAGCCTTCGTCAAAAAAGTCACTCAAGAATTTAATAAACTCAACTTAGCAGGAATTCTGCTGCGCCTCAATCCTGGTCAGGTACGGGGTTTAATTTTGAGTAATTCCCCAGTGCAAGGGTCAGAAATTGACGTGATCCTGCAAGGAGAGAATGAAGAAAACTTAACGCAAGCAGGGGACCAAGTACTCCAGGCTTTGCAGGAAAGCGCAAAATTAGCGACATTCCGACCAGATGCCGATGCTCGGCAACCAGAAATACAAATTCGCCCCGACTGGGAACGAGTTTCGGCTCTAGGACTAACATCTCAACAAATTGGTGCCACCATTCAGACAGCAATTGAAGGTTCAGTTCCCACGCAAATTCAACGCGGCAACCGTTTAGTTGATGTGCGGGTGCAGCTAAATAAAGAAGCAATTGGGCGTCCTTCCCAGCTAGAGCAATTACCGCTATTTACAGAAAACAATCAACTAATTCGCCTTTCAGATGTTGCCCGCATTGAAGAAGGGCAAGCACCTGGTGAGGTGCAACGGATTAATCAGCGCCAAGCTTTTATTGTGGCAGGCAACCTGAGCGAGGGAGCTAGTCTTGGTGAAGCCATAGCAGAAGTTAATCAGGTACTTAAGAGCGTAGACTTACCTGATGGCGTTTCCATTGTGCCTAGTTCTGCTGAAGCAACTAATCAGCAACTTCAGGATGCTTTAAAAACTTTGGGAGCGTTAGCAACGTTCTTAATCTTTGTAGTTATGGCGGTGCAATACAATTCGCTGATTGATCCGTTGGTAATTATGTTCACCGTCCCCCTGGCCTTAGCTGGGGGACTTTTTGGACTTTACATTACCCAAACGGCAATTGGCGCCACTGTAATTGTTGGCGTGGTGCTGCTAGTGGGAATTGTCGTGAACGCGGGAATTCTCATGGTAGAACTGGCAAACCAAATTCGGGAAGAAGTTGGTTGTACTCGCCAAATTGCCATTCTCAAAGCTGCTCCTCAACGCTTGCGCCCAATTATCATGACTACAGTCACTACTATTTTGGGACTGTTTCCCTTGGCATTGGGCATTGGCGAAGGTTCTGAGTTTTTGCAGCCCTTGGGAATTGTAGTTTTCTTTGGGATGGCGATCGCGACAATGCTAACGCTATTTATCATCCCCTGTTTTTACATTCTGCTGCACGATTTACTCGATTGGCGTTGGACGAAACCAGCATTAATCAGGTTGCATAAATGGAGAAAAAGGTTTCAATAG
- a CDS encoding efflux RND transporter periplasmic adaptor subunit, which translates to MILDVNEPQKQLKIPIVMASNLAMHTHKLLITCSLGLALLSTSCGSLPKESAEAQSQRPGDQKRGRSATPVDVAIARTNLLRQQPDNIGNTTPLRTVSLRSRSEGRLLALNLDVGDSVTRGQLVGQLDDALLVTALRQAEAELAARQSEVARATTQVNNASVEVERARLEVVQARADSKRQQELYKQGAIAEQTAEQASTKAQTATQMLRAATEQVRTEKQAVAAAQGRVYAQQAVVSQAKERRSYARLTSPITGLVIEKVTEPGNFLQTGSEVLKIADFSRVKVVVQVSELDLAKIEVGQSVQVRLDAFPDQTSTGRVTRISPAADATARLIPVEVVIPNSAGKIGSGLLARVNFTTQTSQRVIVPQIAINEDKVGQTQSKDNNKIIFVLQDTSDKNKVTARAVTLGQKADGKVEILSGLQPGEAYVVRSGKPLKDGEAVSLSILSEKAN; encoded by the coding sequence ATGATTTTGGACGTAAATGAGCCGCAAAAGCAGTTGAAAATACCAATTGTCATGGCTAGCAACCTAGCAATGCATACCCATAAGTTATTGATTACTTGTTCGCTAGGATTGGCACTGCTATCAACCAGTTGCGGATCGTTACCAAAGGAATCAGCCGAGGCCCAATCTCAGCGCCCTGGTGATCAGAAACGCGGCAGGAGTGCAACGCCTGTGGATGTGGCGATCGCTCGGACTAACTTATTACGCCAACAACCAGACAATATCGGCAACACCACGCCCTTGCGGACGGTGTCACTGCGATCGCGCTCAGAAGGGCGACTATTAGCTTTGAATCTTGATGTGGGGGACAGTGTCACACGGGGGCAACTTGTCGGACAGTTAGATGATGCTTTGTTAGTGACAGCATTAAGACAAGCGGAAGCAGAACTAGCAGCCCGGCAATCAGAAGTAGCCAGGGCGACAACTCAGGTAAACAATGCCAGTGTTGAAGTAGAACGAGCGCGGTTAGAGGTGGTGCAAGCCCGTGCAGATTCAAAACGGCAGCAAGAACTCTACAAACAAGGAGCGATCGCCGAACAAACTGCCGAACAAGCAAGTACCAAAGCCCAAACTGCCACCCAGATGCTGCGGGCTGCCACCGAGCAAGTCCGCACAGAAAAACAAGCCGTCGCCGCCGCCCAAGGCAGAGTATATGCCCAACAAGCAGTGGTTTCCCAAGCTAAAGAGCGCCGATCCTATGCTCGGCTGACATCCCCCATCACCGGACTAGTTATAGAAAAAGTTACAGAACCGGGCAATTTTCTGCAAACAGGCAGCGAAGTCTTGAAAATTGCTGACTTTAGCCGTGTCAAAGTCGTGGTGCAAGTTTCCGAATTAGATTTGGCAAAGATTGAAGTTGGGCAGTCGGTGCAAGTGCGTTTAGATGCCTTTCCCGATCAAACATCGACTGGCAGAGTAACGCGCATTTCCCCAGCTGCCGATGCCACAGCTCGTTTAATACCAGTAGAAGTAGTAATTCCCAACAGTGCAGGAAAAATTGGTAGTGGACTGCTGGCACGGGTCAATTTTACTACCCAAACTTCCCAGCGAGTTATCGTACCGCAAATAGCGATTAATGAAGACAAGGTAGGGCAGACACAATCAAAAGACAACAACAAAATAATTTTTGTTTTGCAGGACACAAGCGACAAAAATAAGGTAACAGCGCGGGCCGTCACCCTAGGGCAAAAGGCTGATGGCAAAGTGGAAATTTTATCCGGCTTGCAACCGGGAGAAGCCTATGTTGTTCGCAGTGGTAAGCCGTTAAAAGATGGGGAGGCTGTAAGTCTTTCGATTCTTTCGGAAAAAGCAAATTAA
- a CDS encoding phycobiliprotein lyase, protein MTSLLKIVKTAEEHQIAEFFQESAGQWRSERRYYTLPEGETKEIVSMITIRFLEQGCHELLHLAQIHDLPDSVNLTCGAAVIWVSTDILKERRESQGSTLFGALGKTLYRDRGFATSKPVTAQYYFSNSKTLCLRTEYNSSVFEEELKLVGNKYRTRQTIITRSGEQLMIGQYLEKRIES, encoded by the coding sequence GTGACATCACTGCTCAAAATTGTAAAAACCGCTGAAGAACACCAGATTGCAGAATTTTTTCAAGAATCAGCAGGTCAGTGGCGATCGGAACGGCGCTATTACACCCTCCCAGAGGGAGAAACCAAGGAGATAGTGAGTATGATCACCATTCGGTTTTTAGAACAGGGATGTCATGAACTGCTTCATCTGGCTCAGATACACGATTTGCCCGATTCAGTGAATTTAACCTGTGGTGCGGCAGTGATTTGGGTAAGTACGGATATACTGAAGGAAAGGCGAGAGTCTCAAGGTTCAACTCTGTTTGGTGCTTTGGGAAAAACTTTGTATCGCGATCGCGGTTTCGCCACATCCAAGCCAGTCACCGCCCAATACTATTTCTCAAACTCCAAAACCCTGTGTTTACGAACTGAGTACAACAGTTCAGTGTTTGAGGAAGAATTAAAGCTCGTGGGCAACAAATACCGTACAAGACAGACCATCATCACAAGATCTGGTGAGCAATTGATGATTGGTCAATATCTAGAAAAGCGGATTGAGAGTTAG
- a CDS encoding RNA recognition motif domain-containing protein: MSIYVGNLSYEVTSDTLSAVFAEYGSVKRVQLPTDRETGRLRGFAFVEMGTEAEETAAIEALDGAEWMGRDLKVNKAKPKEDRGSFGGGGGNRGGGGGGSRNRY, from the coding sequence ATGTCGATTTACGTTGGTAACCTCTCTTACGAAGTTACATCAGATACTCTGAGTGCTGTTTTTGCAGAATATGGTTCTGTAAAGCGTGTACAGCTACCTACTGACCGTGAAACAGGTCGCTTGCGCGGCTTTGCTTTCGTGGAAATGGGTACAGAGGCTGAAGAAACTGCTGCTATTGAAGCTCTTGATGGAGCTGAATGGATGGGACGTGACCTCAAAGTGAATAAAGCCAAGCCCAAGGAAGACAGAGGTTCCTTTGGTGGTGGTGGTGGTAACCGGGGCGGCGGTGGCGGCGGCTCCCGCAATCGCTACTAA
- a CDS encoding DNA-directed RNA polymerase subunit beta'' has translation MTEKMIFRNRVVDKGQLRNLISWAFTHYGTARTAVMADKLKDLGFRYATKAGVSISVDDLMVPPTKRRLLEAAEEEIRATETRYQRGEITEVERFQKVIDTWNGTSELLKDEVVVYFKKTNPLNSVYMMAFSGARGNISQVRQLVGMRGLMADPQGEIIDLPIKTNFREGLTVTEYIISSYGARKGLVDTALRTADSGYLTRRLVDVSQDVIIREFDCGTTRGVPVRSMTEGAKVLIPLGNRLMGRVLAEDVLHPTTKEIIATRNTPISDELAIKIHKSNVVEVVVRSPLTCEAARSVCQHCYGWSLAHAKMVDLGEAVGIIAAQSIGEPGTQLTMRTFHTGGVFTGEVAQQVRSKTDGTIRLPRKLRTRPYRTRHGEDAMYVEANGVIVLEPKKEGGETPANQEIHVTQGSTLYIVDGQQVKIGQLLAEVALGGRTTRANTEKAVKDVATDLAGEVQFAEVVPEQKTDRQGNTTITAARGGLIWILSGEVYNLPPGAELVVHNGDAIVFNGVLAETKLTTVHGGVVRLPEATPGKSTREIEIITASVVLDKASVTVQSSQGRNNYLVSTGNNQVFNLRATPGTKVQNGQVVAELIDDRYRTTTGGFLKFAGVEVQKKGKAKLGYEVVQGGTLLWIPEETHEVNKDISLLLVEDGQFVEAGTEVVKDIFCQTSGVVEVTQKNDILREVVIKPGVLLMVDDPEAVMGQDGTFIQPGEEFQGSVATELRYIQYIESPEGPALLSRPVVEFAVPSNPDVPSTTSISQQTGRSIQLRAVQRLPYKDSERVKSVESVELLRTQLVLEIEQEGEQDHNASPLAADIELVPDTEDDQVQRLQLVILESLVIRRDISADATQGSTQTTLEVEDGLTIAPGSVVARTQILCKEGGIVRGVNRAAENVRRCLVLRHSDMISIPTQGQPKVKKGDLLVESAEIAPGVFAPESGQVVEVKKAILQTSESTGADDGTLASSSSPYTVTLRVGRPYRVSPGAVLQIEDGDLVQRGDNLVLLVFERAKTGDIIQGLPRIEELLEARKPKEACILARRAGELKTVYGDGDEAIAIKVIESNGVVTDYPLGPGQNLMVPDGAHILAGQPLSDGPSNPHEILEIFFSLGSEDGIYACASHALQKVQTFLVNEVQMVYQSQGIDISDKHIEVIVRQMTNKVRIDDGGDTTMLPGELVELRQVEQVNEAMAITGGARAQYTPVLLGITKASLNTDSFISAASFQETTRVLTEAAIEGKSDWLRGLKENVIIGRLIPAGTGYNAYEETGAIEDYAVLETSGVLDEVDDPLDMVLDDRTARAYNLDAPTLSESSFGNRRTERSILDEEDELIADVESVLVEEEEEEDDYEEGDEDEDDYDDEE, from the coding sequence ATGACAGAAAAAATGATTTTTCGCAATCGTGTGGTTGACAAGGGTCAACTGAGAAATTTAATTTCCTGGGCGTTTACCCATTACGGGACTGCACGCACAGCGGTGATGGCGGATAAGTTGAAGGACCTGGGCTTTCGCTATGCCACCAAAGCCGGGGTTTCTATCAGTGTAGATGACTTGATGGTGCCGCCCACCAAGCGCCGATTGTTGGAAGCAGCCGAAGAAGAAATTCGCGCTACAGAGACTCGTTATCAGCGGGGAGAAATTACTGAAGTGGAACGGTTCCAAAAGGTAATTGACACCTGGAATGGAACTTCGGAACTGCTGAAAGATGAGGTGGTGGTCTACTTTAAAAAGACCAACCCCCTGAACTCTGTGTATATGATGGCATTCTCTGGGGCCCGGGGTAATATCTCTCAGGTGCGGCAGTTGGTGGGGATGCGGGGACTGATGGCAGACCCCCAAGGGGAAATTATTGACTTACCAATTAAAACCAACTTTCGGGAAGGGTTGACAGTTACAGAATATATTATTTCTTCTTATGGTGCCCGCAAAGGGTTGGTGGATACCGCCTTGCGGACTGCGGACTCTGGTTATCTCACCCGGCGGTTGGTGGATGTCTCCCAGGATGTGATTATTCGCGAATTTGACTGCGGCACCACTAGGGGTGTGCCGGTGCGGTCAATGACCGAGGGGGCTAAGGTGTTGATTCCCTTGGGAAATCGGTTGATGGGCAGGGTATTGGCAGAAGATGTGCTACACCCCACCACCAAGGAAATTATTGCTACCCGAAATACGCCGATTTCTGATGAATTGGCGATCAAAATTCACAAATCTAATGTAGTAGAAGTTGTAGTTCGCAGCCCCCTCACCTGCGAAGCTGCTCGTTCTGTGTGCCAACACTGCTATGGCTGGAGTTTGGCCCATGCGAAAATGGTAGATTTAGGGGAAGCAGTGGGGATTATTGCCGCCCAAAGTATCGGTGAACCTGGTACCCAGCTAACGATGCGGACATTCCACACCGGGGGTGTGTTCACCGGGGAAGTCGCCCAGCAGGTACGCTCGAAAACCGATGGCACAATTCGTCTGCCGCGCAAATTGCGGACTCGTCCTTACCGCACCCGTCATGGTGAAGACGCCATGTATGTAGAAGCCAACGGCGTGATTGTGTTGGAGCCGAAAAAAGAAGGCGGTGAGACCCCAGCCAACCAAGAAATTCATGTGACCCAAGGTTCTACACTTTATATAGTAGATGGGCAGCAGGTAAAAATCGGTCAGTTGCTGGCAGAGGTGGCTCTGGGGGGACGTACCACCCGCGCTAATACAGAGAAGGCGGTGAAGGATGTAGCCACCGACTTGGCGGGAGAAGTGCAGTTTGCCGAAGTGGTGCCAGAACAAAAAACCGACCGCCAAGGCAACACCACCATCACTGCCGCTAGGGGGGGTTTGATTTGGATTCTCTCTGGGGAAGTTTATAACTTGCCACCAGGGGCTGAGTTGGTAGTGCACAATGGAGATGCGATAGTCTTCAATGGCGTGTTAGCAGAAACCAAATTAACCACAGTCCACGGTGGTGTAGTGCGGTTGCCAGAAGCGACCCCCGGCAAGAGCACGCGCGAAATTGAAATTATCACCGCCTCTGTAGTTTTAGACAAAGCCTCAGTCACAGTCCAAAGCTCTCAAGGTCGGAATAATTATTTAGTTTCCACAGGGAATAATCAGGTATTTAACCTCAGAGCCACCCCAGGCACAAAAGTGCAAAATGGGCAAGTAGTTGCTGAGTTAATTGACGACCGCTACCGCACCACCACCGGCGGCTTTTTGAAATTTGCTGGGGTGGAAGTCCAGAAAAAAGGCAAAGCCAAGCTAGGCTATGAAGTAGTCCAGGGCGGTACTTTGTTGTGGATTCCTGAAGAAACCCACGAAGTCAACAAAGATATCTCTTTGCTGTTGGTAGAAGATGGGCAGTTTGTAGAAGCCGGCACTGAAGTTGTCAAAGATATTTTCTGCCAAACCAGCGGCGTGGTAGAAGTCACCCAGAAAAACGACATTTTGCGAGAAGTGGTGATTAAGCCAGGTGTACTGCTGATGGTAGATGACCCAGAAGCAGTGATGGGGCAAGATGGCACCTTTATTCAACCCGGTGAAGAATTTCAGGGGTCAGTGGCTACAGAGTTGCGCTATATCCAATATATAGAGTCACCAGAAGGTCCGGCGCTGTTAAGTCGTCCAGTTGTGGAGTTTGCCGTACCCAGCAACCCAGATGTGCCTTCCACTACCTCAATTAGTCAACAAACCGGGCGTTCTATTCAGTTGCGGGCAGTGCAACGGTTGCCTTACAAAGACTCTGAGCGAGTCAAGTCTGTGGAATCGGTGGAACTGCTGCGGACTCAACTGGTGTTAGAAATTGAGCAAGAGGGGGAACAAGACCACAACGCCTCACCTCTGGCTGCGGATATTGAATTAGTACCCGACACCGAAGATGACCAAGTGCAGCGTTTGCAGTTGGTGATTTTAGAATCTTTAGTCATTCGTCGCGACATCTCAGCCGACGCCACTCAAGGTAGCACCCAAACAACTCTAGAAGTAGAAGACGGGCTGACCATTGCCCCTGGCTCAGTGGTAGCGCGGACGCAAATCTTGTGTAAAGAGGGGGGTATTGTTAGGGGTGTGAATCGAGCTGCTGAAAACGTCCGCCGCTGTTTGGTGCTGCGTCACAGCGACATGATTTCTATCCCCACCCAAGGCCAACCGAAGGTGAAGAAGGGTGACTTGCTGGTAGAAAGTGCAGAAATTGCCCCTGGGGTGTTTGCACCAGAGTCTGGGCAGGTGGTGGAAGTGAAAAAGGCAATCTTGCAGACCTCCGAGTCAACAGGCGCTGATGATGGAACTTTAGCCTCTAGCTCTTCTCCTTACACTGTGACTCTGCGGGTTGGTCGCCCTTATCGAGTCAGCCCTGGGGCTGTGTTGCAAATAGAAGATGGAGACTTGGTGCAACGGGGCGATAACTTGGTGCTGTTGGTGTTTGAACGGGCGAAAACTGGAGACATTATTCAAGGTTTGCCCCGAATTGAAGAACTGCTAGAAGCCCGGAAACCGAAAGAAGCCTGTATTTTGGCTCGTCGGGCTGGAGAACTGAAAACGGTTTATGGTGATGGCGATGAAGCGATCGCCATTAAGGTTATAGAATCTAATGGAGTAGTCACCGATTATCCCCTTGGACCTGGACAAAACTTAATGGTGCCCGATGGTGCCCATATCTTAGCCGGACAACCCCTGAGTGATGGCCCCTCTAACCCCCACGAAATTTTGGAAATCTTCTTTAGCCTGGGTTCTGAGGATGGAATCTATGCCTGTGCCAGCCATGCCCTGCAAAAAGTGCAGACCTTTTTGGTGAACGAAGTGCAGATGGTTTATCAGTCTCAAGGCATTGATATTTCTGACAAGCACATTGAAGTAATTGTTCGCCAGATGACCAACAAGGTGCGGATTGATGATGGTGGTGACACCACCATGCTGCCTGGGGAGTTGGTGGAATTGCGCCAAGTTGAGCAAGTGAACGAAGCGATGGCGATTACCGGCGGTGCGAGGGCCCAATATACCCCCGTGTTGCTGGGTATCACCAAGGCATCGCTCAACACCGACAGCTTTATATCTGCTGCATCGTTCCAAGAAACCACCAGGGTGCTAACTGAAGCCGCCATTGAAGGTAAATCTGACTGGCTGCGGGGGTTAAAAGAAAACGTGATTATTGGGCGGTTGATTCCGGCGGGTACTGGCTACAACGCCTATGAAGAAACCGGGGCAATTGAAGACTACGCGGTGTTAGAAACTAGCGGCGTCTTAGACGAAGTCGATGACCCCTTGGATATGGTGCTAGATGACCGCACCGCCCGCGCTTATAACTTAGATGCGCCAACTTTGAGTGAGTCTAGCTTTGGCAACAGACGCACAGAACGGTCAATTTTAGACGAAGAAGATGAATTGATTGCTGATGTTGAGAGCGTTCTCGTAGAAGAAGAGGAAGAAGAGGATGACTACGAGGAAGGCGACGAGGACGAGGACGATTATGACGACGAAGAGTAA